Proteins from a single region of Struthio camelus isolate bStrCam1 chromosome W, bStrCam1.hap1, whole genome shotgun sequence:
- the LOC104139595 gene encoding zinc finger and BTB domain-containing protein 5 isoform X2: MISSALFYRIMDFPGHFEQIFQQLNYQRLHGQLCDCVIVVGNRHFKAHRSVLAACSTHFRALFTVAEGDQTMNMIQLDSDVVTTEAFAALIDMMYTSTLMLGESNVMDVLLAASHLHLNSVVKACKHYLTTRTLPMSPPSDRIQEQNARMQRSFMLQQLGLSIVSSALNSTQSTEEQPNTMSSLMRSNIEQRATFPIRRLHKRKQSSDDRARQRVRPTVDESVSGVTPESGQSVAHSREDFFSPDSLKIVDNSKADAVTDKQEDNTIMFDHSFSAQEDVQVPSQSDNSGGNVSQISIASQVIEVETSFDQKTTSEKNNLSCENPEVSLNEKEHMEVMVKSEPLSSPEPQDEVSDVTSQAEGSESVEVEGGVVSAEKIELSPESSDRSFSDPQSSTDRVGGIHIMEVSNNLEHKSTFSISNFLNKSRGGNFGASQNSNDDIPNTTSNCRMDGDASYLISSESGPANGHSSATVSHVENPFSEPADSHFVRPMQDVMSLPCVQASGYRAAEQFGMDFPRSGLGLHSLSRTMMGSVRGGASSFPGYRRIAPKMPVVTSVRSSQLQDNSSSSQLLMNGTTSSFENGHPSQPGPPQLTRASADVLSKFSQTWKCERSLSVSDLFFLNER, translated from the exons atgatttcttctgctttattttataggATCATGGATTTTCCAGGACACTTTGAGCAAATCTTTCAGCAGCTAAACTACCAGAGGCTTCATGGCCAACTTTGTGACTGTGTCATTGTGGTGGGAAACAGGCATTTCAAAGCCCATCGCTCTGTTTTGGCAGCATGTAGCACACATTTCCGAGCTCTCTTTACTGTAGCAGAGGGTGATCAAACTATGAACATGATTCAGCTGGATAGTGACGTGGTGACAACAGAAGCTTTTGCTGCTCTGATTGATATGATGTACACTTCTACGCTAATGCTTGGGGAGAGCAATGTTATGGATGTCTTGCTGGCTGCTTCTCACCTACATTTGAACTCTGTTGTTAAAGCATGTAAACATTACCTTACTACCAGGACACTACCGATGTCTCCACCTAGTGATAGAATTCAAGAGCAAAATGCGCGCATGCAAAGATCTTTCATGCTTCAGCAGCTTGGACTGAGCATTGTGAGCTCTGCATTAAATTCCACTCAGAGCACAGAGGAACAACCAAATACCATGAGCTCATTGATGAGAAGTAACATAGAGCAACGCGCTACTTTTCCTATCCGGCGTCTCCACAAGCGTAAGCAGTCTTCTGATGATCGGGCCAGACAGCGAGTCAGACCTACTGTAGATGAGTCTGTCTCAGGTGTTACTCCAGAGAGTGGGCAGTCAGTAGCTCATTCgcgagaagattttttttcaccagATTCACTGAAGATTGTGGACAATTCTAAGGCTGATGCTGTTACTGATAAACAGGAGGATAATACTATTATGTTTGATCATTCTTTCAGTGCTCAAGAAGATGTTCAAGTGCCCAGCCAGTCAGACAACAGTGGAGGAAACGTTTCACAGATATCCATCGCATCCCAGGTAATAGAAGTGGAAACCAGTTTTGATCAGAAAACTACTTCTGAGAAAAACAACTTATCATGTGAAAATCCAGAAGTCAGTCTAAATGAAAAAGAACACATGGAGGTGATGGTTAAATCTGAGCCTTTGAGTTCCCCAGAGCCTCAAGATGAAGTGAGTGATGTCACTTCTCAAGCAGAAGGCAGTGAGTCTGTTGAAGTGGAAGGAGGAGTGGTGAGCGCAGAGAAGATAGAACTGAGTCCTGAAAGCAGTGATCGTAGCTTTTCTGACCCACAGTCCAGTACTGATAGGGTGGGAGGCATCCATATTATGGAGGTGTCAAATAACCTGGAACACAAGTCCACTTTCAGTATCTCAAATTTCCTGAATAAAAGCAGAGGTGGCAACTTTGGTGCTAGTCAAAATAGCAATGACGACATTCCAAATACAACAAGTAACTGCAGAATGGATGGTGATGCCTCTTACCTAATAAGTTCAGAGTCTGGGCCTGCTAATGGTCATTCCTCTGCTACAGTTTCTCATGTAGAGAATCCATTCAGTGAGCCTGCAGACTCTCATTTTGTTAGACCAATGCAGGATGTAATGAGTCTTCCCTGTGTACAGGCTTCTGGGTACCGAGCTGCAGAACAATTTGGTATGGATTTTCCGAGGTCAGGTTTGGGCCTGCACTCTTTGTCAAGGACAATGATGGGCTCTGTAAGAGGTGGAGCTAGTAGCTTTCCTGGCTACCGTCGCATAGCCCCCAAAATGCCTGTTGTGACCTCTGTCAGGAGCTCCCAGCTGCAAGATAACTCTTCCAGTTCCCAGCTGTTAATGAATGGGACCActtcttcttttgaaaatggGCATCCTTCACAACCTGGTCCACCACAGTTGACAAGGGCATCTGCAGATGTTCTTTCAAAAT TTTCACAGACATGGAAGTGCGAAAGGAGCTTGTCTGTATccgatttgttttttttaaatgagagatgA
- the LOC104139595 gene encoding zinc finger and BTB domain-containing protein 5 isoform X1 yields MDFPGHFEQIFQQLNYQRLHGQLCDCVIVVGNRHFKAHRSVLAACSTHFRALFTVAEGDQTMNMIQLDSDVVTTEAFAALIDMMYTSTLMLGESNVMDVLLAASHLHLNSVVKACKHYLTTRTLPMSPPSDRIQEQNARMQRSFMLQQLGLSIVSSALNSTQSTEEQPNTMSSLMRSNIEQRATFPIRRLHKRKQSSDDRARQRVRPTVDESVSGVTPESGQSVAHSREDFFSPDSLKIVDNSKADAVTDKQEDNTIMFDHSFSAQEDVQVPSQSDNSGGNVSQISIASQVIEVETSFDQKTTSEKNNLSCENPEVSLNEKEHMEVMVKSEPLSSPEPQDEVSDVTSQAEGSESVEVEGGVVSAEKIELSPESSDRSFSDPQSSTDRVGGIHIMEVSNNLEHKSTFSISNFLNKSRGGNFGASQNSNDDIPNTTSNCRMDGDASYLISSESGPANGHSSATVSHVENPFSEPADSHFVRPMQDVMSLPCVQASGYRAAEQFGMDFPRSGLGLHSLSRTMMGSVRGGASSFPGYRRIAPKMPVVTSVRSSQLQDNSSSSQLLMNGTTSSFENGHPSQPGPPQLTRASADVLSKCKKALSEHNVLVVEGARKYACKICCKTFLTLTDCKKHIRVHTGEKPYACLKCGKRFSQSSHLYKHSKTTCLRWQSSNLPSTLL; encoded by the coding sequence ATGGATTTTCCAGGACACTTTGAGCAAATCTTTCAGCAGCTAAACTACCAGAGGCTTCATGGCCAACTTTGTGACTGTGTCATTGTGGTGGGAAACAGGCATTTCAAAGCCCATCGCTCTGTTTTGGCAGCATGTAGCACACATTTCCGAGCTCTCTTTACTGTAGCAGAGGGTGATCAAACTATGAACATGATTCAGCTGGATAGTGACGTGGTGACAACAGAAGCTTTTGCTGCTCTGATTGATATGATGTACACTTCTACGCTAATGCTTGGGGAGAGCAATGTTATGGATGTCTTGCTGGCTGCTTCTCACCTACATTTGAACTCTGTTGTTAAAGCATGTAAACATTACCTTACTACCAGGACACTACCGATGTCTCCACCTAGTGATAGAATTCAAGAGCAAAATGCGCGCATGCAAAGATCTTTCATGCTTCAGCAGCTTGGACTGAGCATTGTGAGCTCTGCATTAAATTCCACTCAGAGCACAGAGGAACAACCAAATACCATGAGCTCATTGATGAGAAGTAACATAGAGCAACGCGCTACTTTTCCTATCCGGCGTCTCCACAAGCGTAAGCAGTCTTCTGATGATCGGGCCAGACAGCGAGTCAGACCTACTGTAGATGAGTCTGTCTCAGGTGTTACTCCAGAGAGTGGGCAGTCAGTAGCTCATTCgcgagaagattttttttcaccagATTCACTGAAGATTGTGGACAATTCTAAGGCTGATGCTGTTACTGATAAACAGGAGGATAATACTATTATGTTTGATCATTCTTTCAGTGCTCAAGAAGATGTTCAAGTGCCCAGCCAGTCAGACAACAGTGGAGGAAACGTTTCACAGATATCCATCGCATCCCAGGTAATAGAAGTGGAAACCAGTTTTGATCAGAAAACTACTTCTGAGAAAAACAACTTATCATGTGAAAATCCAGAAGTCAGTCTAAATGAAAAAGAACACATGGAGGTGATGGTTAAATCTGAGCCTTTGAGTTCCCCAGAGCCTCAAGATGAAGTGAGTGATGTCACTTCTCAAGCAGAAGGCAGTGAGTCTGTTGAAGTGGAAGGAGGAGTGGTGAGCGCAGAGAAGATAGAACTGAGTCCTGAAAGCAGTGATCGTAGCTTTTCTGACCCACAGTCCAGTACTGATAGGGTGGGAGGCATCCATATTATGGAGGTGTCAAATAACCTGGAACACAAGTCCACTTTCAGTATCTCAAATTTCCTGAATAAAAGCAGAGGTGGCAACTTTGGTGCTAGTCAAAATAGCAATGACGACATTCCAAATACAACAAGTAACTGCAGAATGGATGGTGATGCCTCTTACCTAATAAGTTCAGAGTCTGGGCCTGCTAATGGTCATTCCTCTGCTACAGTTTCTCATGTAGAGAATCCATTCAGTGAGCCTGCAGACTCTCATTTTGTTAGACCAATGCAGGATGTAATGAGTCTTCCCTGTGTACAGGCTTCTGGGTACCGAGCTGCAGAACAATTTGGTATGGATTTTCCGAGGTCAGGTTTGGGCCTGCACTCTTTGTCAAGGACAATGATGGGCTCTGTAAGAGGTGGAGCTAGTAGCTTTCCTGGCTACCGTCGCATAGCCCCCAAAATGCCTGTTGTGACCTCTGTCAGGAGCTCCCAGCTGCAAGATAACTCTTCCAGTTCCCAGCTGTTAATGAATGGGACCActtcttcttttgaaaatggGCATCCTTCACAACCTGGTCCACCACAGTTGACAAGGGCATCTGCAGATGTTCTTTCAAAATGTAAGAAGGCCTTATCTGAGCACAATGTCTTGGTTGTAGAAGGTGCTCGCAAATATGCCTGTAAGATCTGCTGCAAGACTTTTTTGACCCTAACAGACTGTAAGAAGCACATCCGCGTGCATACAGGAGAAAAGCCTTATGCCTGTTTAAAGTGTGGCAAACGGTTCAGCCAGTCCAGCCATCTATATAAACATTCCAAAACAACCTGCCTGAGGTGGCAGAGCAGCAATCTACCTAGCACTTTGCTTTAA